In one Pseudarthrobacter sp. NBSH8 genomic region, the following are encoded:
- the orn gene encoding oligoribonuclease: protein MTGLDIKNDALIEVAALVTDSELNILGDGVDVVIKPEDAALAQMNDFVRDMHTRSGLLKELPHGKTMAEAEAAVMEYIEKWVPDPRKAPLGGNSVGTDRVFLSRDMPAVVEHLHYRVIDVSTIKELSRRWFARAYFQSPAKRGGHRALGDIQDSIDELRYYRESVFVPAPGPDSATARKVAQRITATPGTGTPEE from the coding sequence ATGACCGGCCTGGACATCAAGAACGACGCTTTGATCGAGGTGGCGGCGCTGGTGACGGACTCAGAGCTCAACATTCTCGGGGACGGTGTGGACGTGGTGATCAAGCCCGAGGACGCTGCCCTCGCCCAGATGAACGACTTCGTCAGGGATATGCACACCCGGTCCGGGCTGCTCAAGGAACTGCCGCACGGCAAGACCATGGCCGAGGCCGAAGCCGCCGTGATGGAGTACATCGAAAAGTGGGTGCCGGACCCGCGCAAGGCACCGCTGGGCGGCAACTCCGTGGGGACAGACCGCGTCTTCCTCTCCCGCGACATGCCGGCCGTTGTGGAGCACCTCCACTACCGCGTGATCGATGTGAGCACCATCAAGGAACTCTCCCGCCGCTGGTTCGCCCGGGCTTACTTCCAGTCCCCCGCCAAGAGGGGCGGGCACCGCGCCCTGGGGGACATCCAGGATTCCATCGACGAGCTCCGCTACTACCGCGAGTCGGTTTTTGTTCCGGCTCCCGGACCTGACAGCGCCACTGCCCGCAAAGTCGCCCAGCGCATCACTGCCACGCCTGGCACAGGTACCCCAGAAGAGTAA
- the def gene encoding peptide deformylase, protein MTVLPITVWGEPVLHRRAAEVEVFDDGLRTLIADMLETNDAANGVGLAAPQVGVGKRIFVYKYANDDGAPPIGVLVNPVLTLSKISGALPDPEEEEEGCLSFPGGAYPLKRAEWARVEGFDGYGQPVEFEATGWFARVIQHEYDHLDGKLYVNRLMDRYARKAMKLARKSGWGVPGLTWMPGVDPDPFGH, encoded by the coding sequence ATGACAGTTCTGCCAATCACCGTCTGGGGAGAACCGGTGCTGCACCGCCGCGCCGCTGAGGTGGAGGTGTTCGACGACGGGCTGCGCACCCTGATCGCGGACATGCTTGAAACCAACGATGCTGCCAACGGCGTCGGCCTGGCCGCGCCGCAGGTTGGAGTTGGCAAGAGAATTTTCGTTTACAAGTACGCCAATGACGACGGCGCCCCGCCCATCGGAGTCCTGGTTAACCCGGTGCTGACCCTGTCCAAGATCTCTGGCGCACTGCCGGACCCCGAAGAAGAGGAAGAGGGCTGCCTCTCCTTCCCCGGCGGCGCCTACCCGCTCAAGCGTGCAGAGTGGGCGAGGGTGGAAGGCTTTGACGGCTACGGGCAGCCCGTTGAGTTCGAAGCGACGGGATGGTTCGCCCGGGTGATCCAGCACGAGTACGACCACCTGGACGGAAAGCTTTACGTCAACCGGCTGATGGACCGCTATGCACGGAAGGCCATGAAACTGGCCAGGAAGAGCGGCTGGGGCGTGCCCGGGCTGACCTGGATGCCCGGCGTGGATCCGGACCCGTTCGGCCACTGA
- the map gene encoding type I methionyl aminopeptidase, with protein MSMIKTPEQIALMRDAGRVVANTLAAVREAAGVGVTLRELDTLAADTIATAGATPAFLNYHPRWASVPFPGVICTSVNDAVVHGIPGGYTLRDGDLLSVDCGAFLQGWCGDAAISFIVGTPDPVDQALIDATDAALARGIEAARIGNKMGDLAYAIGGAARRAGYGLLADHGGHGIGRTMHAEPPVPNDGRPGRGIKLTEGLVIAIEPMLILGRKDDYYHDDDEWTLRSANGRRAAHSEHTVAITADGPVILTLP; from the coding sequence ATGTCCATGATCAAGACTCCCGAGCAGATTGCCCTGATGCGCGACGCCGGACGCGTGGTGGCAAACACTCTCGCGGCCGTCCGTGAGGCAGCCGGAGTGGGTGTCACCCTGCGCGAGCTCGATACCCTGGCCGCAGACACCATAGCCACGGCGGGAGCCACGCCGGCCTTCCTGAACTACCACCCGCGCTGGGCCTCAGTCCCGTTTCCCGGAGTGATCTGTACCAGCGTGAATGACGCCGTGGTTCACGGGATCCCCGGCGGGTACACACTCCGGGACGGTGATTTGCTCAGCGTGGATTGCGGGGCATTCCTGCAGGGCTGGTGCGGCGATGCGGCCATCAGCTTCATCGTGGGAACACCCGACCCCGTGGACCAGGCCCTCATCGATGCCACGGACGCCGCCCTGGCGCGCGGGATTGAGGCCGCCCGGATCGGCAACAAAATGGGCGATCTTGCCTACGCGATCGGCGGCGCCGCGCGGCGGGCGGGCTACGGTCTGCTGGCTGATCACGGCGGCCATGGCATCGGCCGCACCATGCACGCCGAACCGCCTGTGCCCAACGACGGCAGGCCGGGGCGGGGGATCAAGCTCACCGAGGGGCTGGTCATCGCCATCGAGCCCATGCTGATCCTGGGCCGCAAGGACGACTACTACCACGACGACGACGAATGGACGCTGCGGTCAGCAAATGGCCGCCGGGCTGCACACAGCGAGCACACGGTGGCCATCACTGCTGATGGCCCGGTGATCCTCACGCTTCCGTGA
- a CDS encoding glyceraldehyde-3-phosphate dehydrogenase, whose amino-acid sequence MGREALAEAMIPVIGRLYRENNVVTSIHGRSLINKSTMNILKAHRFARRMSNTELLLEETAPLLNILAQLELGAAAIDVARLAEKFKAEGDGATLEEFLRAELAEVVGRRGRDDRTSTDVVLYGFGRIGRLLARLLIEKAGGGHGLRLRAIVVRRGSDKDLTKRASLLRRDSVHGSFEGTIRVDEAANTITANGVQVQVIYSDNPATIDYTAYGIHNALVVDNTGRWRDAEGLSQHLQSKGVARVLLTAPGKGDLKNIVHGINHRSIEDTDQIVSAASCTTNAITPVLKAINDKFGVIHGHVETVHSFTNDQNLIDNFHKGDRRGRSAALNMVITETGAATAVAKALPELLGKLTGSSIRVPTPDVSLAILNLSLESGTTKDEVNDYLRQMSLHSDLRKQIDYIDSPEVVSTDFVGSRRAGIVDGLATISNGKNLILYVWYDNEFGYSCQVVRVMEEMAGVNPPAFPAKEAAAALAAIAV is encoded by the coding sequence ATGGGCCGGGAGGCTCTCGCCGAGGCCATGATTCCGGTGATTGGCCGGCTGTACCGCGAAAACAACGTGGTGACCAGCATTCATGGCCGGAGCCTGATCAACAAATCCACCATGAACATCCTCAAGGCGCACCGGTTCGCCCGCCGCATGAGCAACACCGAGCTCCTGCTCGAAGAGACCGCACCGCTGCTGAACATCCTGGCTCAGCTGGAGCTGGGTGCGGCGGCCATCGACGTCGCCCGACTGGCGGAGAAGTTCAAGGCAGAAGGCGACGGCGCCACCCTGGAAGAGTTCCTCCGCGCCGAACTTGCCGAGGTCGTTGGCAGGCGCGGTCGCGATGACCGCACCAGCACCGACGTTGTGCTGTACGGTTTTGGCCGGATCGGCCGCCTGCTGGCGCGCCTCCTGATCGAAAAGGCCGGTGGCGGCCACGGCCTGCGCCTGCGCGCCATCGTGGTGCGCCGCGGCTCGGACAAGGACCTCACCAAGCGCGCCAGCCTCCTGCGCCGCGACTCGGTCCACGGTTCCTTCGAGGGAACCATCCGGGTGGATGAGGCTGCCAACACCATTACGGCGAACGGTGTACAGGTCCAGGTCATCTACTCGGACAATCCTGCCACGATCGACTACACCGCCTACGGCATCCACAACGCCCTGGTGGTGGACAACACTGGCCGCTGGCGTGACGCCGAAGGCCTGTCCCAGCACCTGCAGAGCAAGGGTGTTGCGCGGGTTCTCCTGACGGCGCCGGGCAAGGGCGACCTGAAGAACATCGTGCACGGTATTAACCACCGCAGCATCGAGGACACGGACCAGATCGTGTCCGCAGCGTCCTGCACCACGAACGCCATCACCCCGGTCCTGAAGGCCATCAACGACAAGTTCGGCGTGATCCACGGGCACGTTGAAACCGTCCACTCCTTCACCAACGACCAGAACCTGATCGACAACTTCCACAAGGGCGACCGCCGCGGCCGCTCCGCCGCGCTGAACATGGTTATCACCGAAACCGGAGCGGCCACTGCTGTGGCGAAGGCGCTGCCCGAGCTGCTGGGAAAGCTCACCGGCAGCTCAATCCGCGTCCCCACGCCGGACGTTTCGCTGGCCATTCTGAACCTCAGCCTGGAGAGCGGAACCACCAAGGATGAGGTGAACGACTATCTGCGCCAGATGTCCCTGCATTCGGACCTCCGCAAGCAGATTGACTACATCGATTCGCCCGAGGTTGTTTCCACGGACTTTGTTGGCTCACGCCGTGCCGGCATCGTGGACGGCCTCGCCACCATCTCCAACGGCAAGAACCTGATTCTTTACGTCTGGTACGACAATGAATTCGGTTACAGCTGCCAGGTAGTCCGGGTTATGGAAGAGATGGCCGGAGTCAACCCGCCGGCGTTCCCCGCCAAGGAAGCCGCTGCGGCGTTGGCAGCAATCGCTGTCTAG
- a CDS encoding Gfo/Idh/MocA family protein, which produces MGFETKTIRIAMNGITGRMGYRQHLLRSILPIRDAGGFTLEDGTKVQVEPILVGRNEAKIRELAELHKVAEWTTDLDSVINDPSVDIIFDASMTSLRAATLKKAMLAGKHIFTEKPTAESLEEAIELARIGKEAGVTAGVVHDKLYLPGLVKLRRLVDEGFFGRILSIRGEFGYWVFEGDVQAAQRPSWNYRKEDGGGMTTDMFCHWNYVLEGIIGKVKSVSAKTATHIPARWDEAGKEYKATADDASYGIFELETPGGEPVIGQINSSWAVRVYRDELVEFQIDGTHGSAVAGLNKCVAQQRAHTPKPVWNPDLPVTESFRSQWQEVPANAELDNGFKLQWEEFLRDVVAGREHRFGLLSAARGVQLAELGLQSNDERRTIDIPEITLQ; this is translated from the coding sequence ATGGGCTTCGAAACAAAGACGATCCGTATCGCCATGAACGGTATTACGGGCCGGATGGGTTACCGCCAGCACCTGCTGCGTTCCATCCTCCCCATCCGCGACGCCGGGGGATTCACGCTGGAGGACGGCACCAAGGTCCAGGTGGAGCCGATCCTGGTAGGCCGCAATGAAGCCAAGATCCGCGAGCTGGCCGAGCTGCACAAGGTGGCCGAGTGGACCACGGACCTGGATTCCGTGATCAACGATCCCTCGGTGGATATCATCTTCGATGCCTCGATGACGAGCCTGCGTGCCGCCACCCTGAAGAAGGCCATGCTGGCCGGCAAACACATCTTCACCGAAAAGCCCACGGCGGAATCCCTGGAAGAAGCCATCGAACTGGCCCGCATCGGCAAGGAAGCCGGCGTCACTGCCGGTGTTGTGCACGACAAGCTGTATCTCCCGGGCCTGGTCAAGCTCCGCCGCCTCGTGGACGAAGGCTTCTTCGGCCGCATCCTGTCCATCCGCGGCGAATTCGGCTACTGGGTCTTCGAAGGCGACGTGCAGGCAGCCCAGCGGCCGTCCTGGAACTACCGCAAGGAAGACGGCGGCGGCATGACCACGGACATGTTCTGCCACTGGAACTACGTCCTCGAAGGCATCATCGGCAAGGTCAAGAGCGTCAGCGCCAAGACCGCCACCCACATTCCGGCCCGCTGGGACGAGGCAGGCAAGGAGTACAAGGCCACCGCCGACGACGCTTCCTACGGCATCTTTGAACTCGAAACTCCGGGCGGTGAGCCGGTCATCGGGCAGATCAACTCCTCCTGGGCCGTCCGCGTCTACCGCGACGAACTCGTGGAATTCCAGATCGACGGCACGCACGGTTCGGCCGTTGCCGGCCTCAACAAGTGCGTTGCCCAGCAGCGTGCCCACACCCCCAAGCCAGTCTGGAACCCGGACCTGCCTGTCACCGAGTCCTTCCGCAGCCAGTGGCAGGAAGTCCCTGCCAACGCCGAGCTGGACAACGGCTTCAAGCTGCAGTGGGAAGAGTTCCTGCGCGATGTTGTGGCCGGCCGCGAGCACCGCTTCGGCCTGCTGTCCGCCGCCCGCGGCGTCCAGCTCGCCGAGCTTGGCCTGCAGTCCAACGACGAACGCCGCACCATCGACATCCCGGAGATCACGCTCCAATGA
- a CDS encoding DNA alkylation repair protein, whose product MKATAAAHPFTSAGELRATVLELWRGSTVREERYAAIDLTGLRLVARDQLMLPVYEEIIRTGKWWDFVDGVSDRIGGLLQAHRPMMTELLLAWSTDQDFWIRRSAITSQLWVCNFVMIKGTQLSPLSRQEAMRHLEEGTTPGVTGSG is encoded by the coding sequence GTGAAGGCCACTGCCGCCGCCCATCCCTTTACCTCGGCGGGCGAGCTGAGGGCAACGGTGCTGGAGCTGTGGCGCGGCTCCACGGTGCGCGAGGAGCGCTATGCGGCCATTGACCTGACCGGCCTGCGGTTGGTGGCTCGTGACCAGCTGATGCTCCCTGTCTACGAGGAGATCATCCGCACCGGTAAGTGGTGGGACTTCGTGGACGGGGTATCGGATCGTATCGGCGGGCTTCTTCAGGCACACCGGCCAATGATGACCGAATTGCTGCTGGCCTGGAGCACCGACCAGGACTTCTGGATCAGGCGGTCGGCCATCACCTCGCAGTTGTGGGTATGCAATTTCGTCATGATAAAGGGAACCCAATTGAGTCCGCTGTCCCGGCAGGAAGCAATGCGGCACCTGGAAGAGGGCACGACGCCGGGAGTCACCGGCTCCGGATAA
- a CDS encoding LacI family DNA-binding transcriptional regulator, protein MAASTLTEVARLAGVSPATASRVLNGSARIPGKDIADRVRQAAESLGYIPNAQAQGLAKSSSGLIGLIVHDIADPYFAAIARGVQEAAREQHKMVLLATTEGAPESEKEAVGAFAARRADSIVIAGSRTSRVEDRDGNAELAAELDRYCRNGGHVGVIGHGIVGATAADGYHVVSVPNEELAAQLATELAASREDFVIIGGPEGLLTSDDRIRGFQRGLAVAGLPAADVIRTDFNRAGGFDAGLALAARITASRSGGNAPGLCIFAVNDVMAIGTAAALRSRGLRIPLDAAVAGFDDIETLRDFRPALSTVHLPLEEIGRQAASSAAGMGDGEAGSSPITGQVTLRRSTEVVQPSSAESVA, encoded by the coding sequence GTGGCTGCTAGTACCCTCACCGAGGTGGCCCGCTTGGCGGGCGTTTCGCCTGCCACGGCCTCCCGCGTGCTGAACGGCTCCGCCCGGATACCCGGCAAGGATATTGCCGACCGCGTGCGCCAGGCCGCCGAATCCCTCGGCTACATTCCCAATGCGCAGGCCCAGGGGCTGGCGAAGTCCAGCTCCGGACTGATCGGGCTGATCGTGCACGACATCGCCGATCCCTACTTTGCCGCCATAGCCCGCGGCGTCCAGGAAGCCGCGAGGGAACAGCACAAGATGGTGCTGCTGGCCACCACCGAAGGCGCACCGGAAAGCGAGAAGGAAGCCGTGGGTGCCTTCGCGGCCCGCCGCGCCGATTCCATCGTGATCGCAGGATCGCGGACTTCCCGCGTCGAGGACCGGGACGGCAACGCGGAACTGGCCGCGGAACTGGACCGTTACTGCCGCAATGGCGGCCATGTGGGCGTGATCGGCCACGGGATTGTGGGCGCCACGGCAGCAGACGGCTACCACGTGGTGAGTGTGCCCAATGAGGAGTTGGCCGCGCAGCTCGCCACCGAACTGGCGGCGTCGCGGGAAGACTTCGTCATCATCGGGGGCCCGGAAGGGCTGTTGACGTCCGACGACCGGATCCGAGGGTTCCAGCGTGGCCTTGCCGTCGCAGGCCTGCCAGCCGCGGACGTCATCCGCACGGACTTCAACCGTGCCGGCGGTTTCGATGCCGGCCTGGCCCTGGCTGCCCGGATCACAGCATCCCGGTCCGGGGGCAATGCACCAGGGCTCTGCATCTTTGCCGTCAACGATGTTATGGCTATCGGGACCGCCGCTGCGCTGCGTTCCCGGGGACTGCGGATCCCGCTGGACGCCGCCGTCGCCGGTTTCGACGATATTGAGACCCTGCGAGATTTCCGCCCTGCCCTCTCCACAGTGCACCTTCCCCTGGAGGAAATTGGCCGGCAGGCCGCCAGCAGCGCCGCGGGAATGGGCGACGGCGAGGCCGGATCTTCGCCGATAACCGGCCAGGTCACTCTGCGGCGCAGCACCGAAGTGGTCCAACCCAGCAGCGCAGAGTCAGTGGCCTGA
- a CDS encoding HNH endonuclease family protein produces MTVSWRAYRSARRRSRQAWVLLAVLTLAAAGSAGWFFTAGQFAAAEPAIAGPSEAPVFDGTWMKPVVPVHTVPQGSALDALEGLPVKGRAPKDNYQREAFGQAWLDVDRNGCDTRNDILRRDLTAVGFTEGSKCRVASGAIQEPYTGKAVEFRRGAESSKEIQIDHVVALGDAWQKGAQGLNSQQRQSLANDPLNLIAADGPANQQKSASDAATWLPKNKNFRCHYVARQISVKASYELWVTQPEKDAMKRVLDSCPDQPTISAR; encoded by the coding sequence ATGACCGTCAGCTGGCGTGCCTACCGCAGCGCCCGCCGCCGCTCGAGGCAGGCCTGGGTCCTGCTGGCCGTGCTGACCCTGGCTGCAGCCGGCTCCGCGGGATGGTTTTTCACTGCGGGCCAGTTCGCAGCGGCGGAACCAGCCATCGCAGGGCCCAGTGAGGCGCCCGTTTTCGACGGGACCTGGATGAAGCCCGTGGTGCCGGTCCACACTGTGCCGCAGGGGAGTGCCCTGGACGCCCTTGAGGGGCTGCCCGTCAAGGGCAGGGCTCCCAAGGACAACTACCAGCGGGAGGCCTTCGGGCAGGCCTGGCTGGACGTGGACCGGAACGGCTGCGACACCCGCAACGACATCCTTCGCAGGGACCTGACCGCCGTGGGCTTCACGGAGGGGTCCAAATGCAGGGTAGCGTCGGGTGCCATCCAGGAGCCGTACACGGGGAAAGCCGTGGAGTTCCGGCGCGGTGCGGAAAGCAGCAAGGAAATCCAGATCGACCACGTTGTGGCGCTCGGAGACGCGTGGCAGAAAGGCGCACAGGGGCTGAATTCGCAGCAGCGCCAGAGCCTGGCCAACGATCCGCTGAACCTCATCGCCGCGGACGGTCCCGCCAACCAGCAGAAGAGCGCAAGCGACGCTGCTACCTGGCTGCCGAAGAACAAGAACTTCCGCTGCCACTATGTTGCCCGCCAGATCTCGGTGAAGGCGTCCTATGAACTGTGGGTCACGCAGCCGGAGAAGGACGCGATGAAGCGCGTCCTGGACTCCTGCCCGGACCAGCCAACCATCAGCGCCCGTTAA
- a CDS encoding alpha/beta hydrolase, translating into MTAVPARGSAGPRPAVLVLPGGGYAGQADHESEPVAEWLSALGIHTYVLRYRVAPHRHPAPLEDGKEALLAIREGALGLAVDRTRVGVLGFSAGGHLAATLSTAVSTGNASLDVGAAVPDLSVLCYPVVSFTEAVHQGSVDNLAGGSPSDDLLRALSPDLQVSATTPPAFVWHTADDAAVPVRHSLSYAGALIRAGVPAELHVFPQGRHGLGLARELPGPDQWTSLCAAWLDRMGWTAAG; encoded by the coding sequence ATGACTGCCGTGCCTGCCCGCGGCAGCGCAGGTCCGCGTCCAGCGGTTCTGGTCCTTCCCGGTGGCGGGTATGCAGGACAGGCCGACCACGAGTCAGAGCCGGTTGCCGAGTGGCTCTCCGCGCTGGGGATCCATACCTACGTGCTGCGCTACAGGGTTGCCCCGCACCGCCATCCGGCGCCGCTGGAGGACGGCAAGGAGGCCCTTCTGGCGATCCGCGAAGGCGCCCTTGGACTGGCGGTGGACAGGACGCGGGTGGGCGTCCTGGGCTTCTCGGCCGGCGGCCACCTTGCGGCAACGCTGTCCACGGCGGTCTCCACCGGAAACGCCTCGCTGGACGTCGGGGCTGCCGTTCCGGACCTTTCGGTTCTGTGCTATCCGGTCGTATCCTTCACGGAAGCGGTCCATCAGGGGTCAGTGGACAACTTAGCGGGCGGGTCGCCGTCGGACGATCTGCTCCGGGCACTGTCTCCAGATCTCCAGGTCTCGGCCACCACCCCGCCGGCGTTTGTGTGGCACACCGCCGATGATGCGGCGGTACCCGTCCGCCACAGCCTCTCTTACGCCGGGGCGTTGATCCGCGCCGGCGTGCCGGCGGAACTCCACGTTTTTCCGCAGGGCCGCCATGGCCTCGGGCTGGCCCGGGAGCTGCCGGGACCGGATCAATGGACATCGCTGTGTGCGGCCTGGCTGGACAGGATGGGATGGACCGCTGCCGGCTGA
- the mptB gene encoding polyprenol phosphomannose-dependent alpha 1,6 mannosyltransferase MptB, with protein MTAPVPATGEMAASVILEPAEAEVDNARSPILAGLVGSVLMVLGSLGVGWLAPVSELRRVPIFIWMRTEAIGVALAIVLVAVGGMLLVRSWLRLGQRIRVWGPAARKATLQAIAAWGLPLMFTVPLFSRDVYAYIGQGRLMVEGFNPYENGISALSNYFQLGADKQWTEAPVPYGQLFLWIEQFVVWSTNVQPEASVMLFRLVALFGVVLCVIYVPKLAELHGVNPHRAVWLTAANPLFLTNFIASVHNDALMIGLALAGLYYAATRRVVLGIVLVTLSIAVKPITIVFLPFIGLIWAGKNAGWPRKFMFWGLTGGLSLAILYGLSLVNGFGFGWINGLSAPGSLFIWYAPVGLVGLMVASVSNAFGLDGWTLADWVFDAGKLLAVGVVAFQIFKGEHNRLIRRLTLGFAAIVVLAPMIQAWYVVWLIPLFAVTGIRNDWQVKALYFIVSFFMIYAISDQLEVFPYLQTEDLGLALVLARFAAAITGLLFAMYLIFMDPDTKRLFRKSAEPVTERPVI; from the coding sequence ATGACGGCGCCTGTGCCTGCAACGGGGGAGATGGCCGCCAGCGTGATCCTGGAGCCTGCAGAGGCAGAAGTGGATAACGCAAGGTCCCCCATTCTTGCCGGTCTTGTCGGCTCGGTCCTGATGGTGCTCGGATCCCTCGGCGTCGGCTGGCTGGCTCCCGTTTCCGAACTCCGCCGGGTACCGATCTTTATCTGGATGCGCACGGAGGCCATCGGTGTTGCCCTGGCCATCGTGCTGGTCGCGGTGGGCGGCATGCTCCTGGTCCGCTCCTGGTTAAGGCTCGGCCAACGGATCCGCGTGTGGGGGCCGGCCGCGCGAAAGGCAACGCTGCAGGCCATCGCAGCATGGGGCCTGCCGTTGATGTTCACCGTCCCGCTTTTCAGCCGCGACGTGTATGCCTACATTGGTCAGGGCAGGCTGATGGTGGAGGGATTCAACCCCTACGAAAACGGCATCTCGGCGCTGTCCAACTATTTCCAGCTTGGCGCCGACAAACAGTGGACTGAAGCTCCCGTGCCGTACGGCCAGCTGTTTCTGTGGATTGAGCAGTTTGTGGTCTGGTCCACCAACGTCCAGCCCGAGGCCAGCGTGATGCTTTTCAGGCTCGTTGCGCTGTTCGGCGTGGTCCTCTGCGTTATCTATGTGCCCAAGCTGGCCGAGCTTCACGGCGTCAACCCACACCGCGCAGTGTGGCTCACCGCCGCCAACCCGCTGTTCCTCACCAACTTCATCGCCAGCGTCCACAACGATGCCCTCATGATCGGGTTGGCCCTCGCCGGACTGTATTACGCGGCCACCAGGCGCGTGGTGCTGGGTATAGTCCTGGTCACCCTTTCCATCGCCGTCAAGCCCATCACCATCGTTTTCCTGCCGTTCATCGGCCTGATCTGGGCAGGCAAGAACGCCGGCTGGCCGCGGAAATTCATGTTCTGGGGACTGACAGGAGGGCTGAGCCTTGCCATTCTGTATGGCCTGAGCCTGGTCAATGGGTTCGGTTTCGGCTGGATCAACGGGCTGTCGGCCCCAGGCAGCCTCTTTATCTGGTACGCGCCGGTGGGGTTGGTGGGGCTCATGGTCGCTTCGGTTTCGAATGCCTTCGGCCTCGACGGGTGGACGCTCGCAGACTGGGTGTTCGACGCCGGCAAATTACTTGCCGTAGGCGTCGTCGCCTTCCAGATCTTCAAGGGTGAGCATAACCGCCTGATCCGCCGCCTCACTTTGGGCTTTGCGGCCATTGTGGTGCTGGCCCCGATGATCCAGGCCTGGTACGTGGTGTGGCTCATCCCGCTGTTTGCGGTGACAGGCATCCGCAATGACTGGCAGGTCAAGGCCTTGTACTTCATCGTGTCGTTCTTCATGATCTACGCCATTTCCGACCAGCTGGAGGTATTTCCCTACCTCCAGACGGAGGATCTGGGACTGGCCCTCGTCCTGGCCCGCTTCGCGGCCGCGATAACGGGCCTGCTCTTTGCCATGTACCTGATCTTCATGGATCCGGACACCAAACGGCTTTTCCGGAAGTCGGCCGAGCCGGTGACCGAACGCCCCGTCATTTAG